One Janthinobacterium sp. J1-1 genomic region harbors:
- a CDS encoding DUF3240 family protein produces MLKNISNDSLLTLAIPVGLEEDVLDFLLLHPLWATGFSVLAAQGMGQGAVLQSPMELVQGRSGRKLVLVAGVGDHLLLLLEALACEIPSPEVTYWLGPLTACGRLA; encoded by the coding sequence ATGCTAAAAAATATCTCCAACGACAGCTTGCTCACGCTGGCCATTCCAGTCGGTCTGGAAGAGGATGTACTCGACTTTCTATTGTTGCACCCGCTCTGGGCTACGGGATTTTCCGTGCTCGCGGCGCAGGGAATGGGGCAAGGCGCCGTGCTGCAGTCGCCGATGGAATTGGTGCAGGGGCGCAGCGGCCGAAAGCTGGTTCTGGTCGCAGGTGTTGGCGATCATCTTTTGCTGTTGCTCGAGGCCTTGGCTTGCGAGATTCCGAGCCCCGAGGTGACGTATTGGCTCGGTCCATTAACCGCATGTGGGAGGCTCGCATGA